The Glycine soja cultivar W05 chromosome 8, ASM419377v2, whole genome shotgun sequence genome has a window encoding:
- the LOC114420907 gene encoding sulfite exporter TauE/SafE family protein 3-like, with protein sequence MAVHVLSQRWDVKWVAGKVFIALLLVTVSAKNTTLESNETTGVGTGYYAKVFYKHTWPSMEYGWKIIVGTMVGFLGSAFGNVGGVGGGGIFVPMLTLIIGFDAKSAIAISKCMITGGATATVFYNLRQRHPTLDLPVIDYDLALLFQPMLMLGISIGVSFNVIFPDWMLTTLLIIFFTGISVKSFFKGVDTWKQETLIVKEARKNSQIDGRGGSTYIGSPEDAAHYIQTGDPVKDNTNQSRKKVSVIENIHWNELGLLFAVWIMILALEIGKNYTTTCSGVYWVINLLQVPIAVGMSSYQAMRLYKGQRIIGSKGDQQTNWRVLQLILFCACGILAGTIAGLLGLGGGFILAPLFLGIGIPPQVASATSILAMAFSASMAVVEYYLLKRFPISYALYFVAVATAAALVGQHLVRKVIAILGRASVIIFILTLTLCVSAVLLGGVGVANMIKRIENKEYMGFGNLCTYKVQK encoded by the exons ATGGCTGTGCATGTACTATCACAAAGGTGGGATGTGAAATGGGTTGCTGGAAAGGTTTTCATTGCTTTGCTTCTTGTTACAGTCTCCGCTAAGAACACAACCTTAGAATCCAATGAGACCACAGGGGTTGGTACCGGTTATTATGCTAAAGTATTTTACAAACACACTTGGCCG AGCATGGAATATGGGTGGAAAATAATAGTGGGCACCATGGTTGGATTCCTAGGATCAGCATTTGGGAATGTGGGAGGTGTTGGTGGGGGTGGCATCTTTGTGCCCATGCTAACCCTCATTATTGGATTTGATGCAAAATCAGCAATAGCAATATCAAAAT GCATGATTACGGGTGGAGCAACAGCAACTGTTTTCTACAATTTGAGGCAAAGACACCCCACCCTTGATTTGCCTGTGATTGACTATGACTTGGCTCTTCTTTTTCAACCAATGTTGATGCTTGGAATCAGTATTGGAGTTTCTTTCAATGTGATTTTTCCTGACTGGATGCTAACAACcttgttaataatatttttcaccg GAATTTCAGTTAAATCCTTCTTTAAGGGTGTTGACACATGGAAACAAGAAACCCTTATCGTGAAG GAAGCTAGGAAGAATTCACAGATTGATGGTAGGGGCGGATCTACAT ATATTGGAAGTCCTGAAGATGCTGCACATTATATTCAAACAGGAGACCCGGTCAAGGACAATACCAATCAATCAAGGAAAAAA GTTTCTGTCATTGAGAATATTCATTGGAATGAACTTGGACTTCTTTTCGCTGTCTGGATCATGATACTTGCATTAGAGATTGGAAAA AATTACACAACAACTTGCTCTGGGGTATATTGGGTGATCAATCTACTGCAG GTCCCCATAGCTGTAGGGATGAGTTCATACCAGGCTATGCGACTATACAAAGGACAGAGAATCATAGGATCCAAGGGAGATCAACAAACAAATTGGCGAGTGTTGcagttaattctattttgtgctTGTGGCATACTTGCCGGCACGATTGCTGGTTTGTTAGGCCTTGGTGGAGGATTCATCTTGGCACCCCTTTTTCTTGGAATAGGAATCCCTCCTCAG GTGGCTAGTGCTACATCCATTTTGGCAATGGCATTTTCTGCATCTATGGCAGTGGTGGAATATTACCTTCTCAAACGTTTCCCAATTTCTTATG CTCTTTACTTTGTAGCTGTAGCCACTGCTGCTGCACTTGTTGGGCAGCATTTGGTGAGAAAGGTGATTGCCATATTGGGGAGAGCATCTGTGATCATTTTCATCTTAACTCTCACACTTTGTGTTAGTGCAGTTTTACTAG GTGGAGTAGGCGTTGCAAACATGATCAAGAGGATTGAAAATAAGGAGTACATGGGGTTTGGAAACCTTTGCACGTACAAGGTTCAAAAATAA
- the LOC114422998 gene encoding sulfite exporter TauE/SafE family protein 3-like has protein sequence MAVHVPRRWDVKWVVGKALIAFLLLVSVSATSSHQNTDNKTTSPSNGTIGVDHHAKAFYKHHWPSMKFGWRIIVGAVVGFLGSAFGTVGGVGGGGIFVPMLTLIVGFDQKSATAISKCMITGGATATVFYNLRQRHPTLDLPVIDYDLALLFQPMLMLGISIGVAFNVIFPEWMLTVLLIIFFVGISVKSFFKGVDTWKKETIMKKEAKKNSRIDDIGSPEDDAHYIQTGDPTKDDTNQSRKKVSIIENIRWKELGLLFAGWIMILALEIGKKHTTTCSRLYWLSNLLQVPIAVGMSSYEAVRLYKGKRIIASKGDKQTHWCVLQLVLFCACGTLAGMIAGLLGLGGGFILGPLFLGLGIPPQVASATSTLVMAFSASMAVVEYYLLKRFPVPYALYFVAIATAAALVGQHLVRKAIAILGRASVIIFILTLTLSVSAVLLGGVGIAHMIQKIENKEYMGFGDLCTYRK, from the exons ATGGCTGTGCATGTACCAAGAAGGTGGGATGTGAAATGGGTTGTTGGAAAGGCTCTCATTGCTTTTCTTCTCCTTGTTTCAGTCTCAGCTACTTCTTCTCATCAAAATACAGACAACAaaacaacttcaccatccaatgGAACTATAGGGGTTGATCATCATGCTAAAGCATTTTACAAGCACCATTGGCCG AGTATGAAATTTGGGTGGAGAATAATAGTAGGCGCCGTAGTTGGATTCTTGGGATCAGCATTTGGGACCGTGGGAGGTGTTGGTGGGGGTGGCATCTTTGTGCCCATGCTAACCCTCATTGTTGGATTCGATCAAAAGTCAGCAACAGCTATATCAAAAT GCATGATTACGGGTGGAGCAACAGCAACCGTGTTCTACAATTTGAGGCAAAGACACCCCACCCTTGATTTGCCTGTGATTGATTATGACTTAGCACTTCTTTTCCAACCAATGTTGATGCTTGGAATCAGTATTGGAGTTGCTTTCAATGTCATCTTCCCTGAGTGGATGCTAACAGTTttgctaataatatttttcgtTG GCATTTCAGTTAAATCATTCTTTAAGGGTGTTGATACATGGAAGAAAGAAACCATTATGAAGAAG GAAGCTAAGAAGAATTCACGGATTGATG ATATTGGAAGTCCTGAAGATGATGCACATTATATTCAAACAGGAGACCCCACCAAAGACGATACTAATCAATCAAGGAAAAAA GTTTCTATCATTGAGAATATTCGTTGGAAGGAACTTGGACTTCTCTTCGCTGGCTGGATCATGATACTTGCATTAGAGATCGGAAAA AAACACACAACAACTTGCTCACGGCTATATTGGCTATCGAACCTACTTCAG gtCCCCATAGCTGTAGGAATGAGTTCATATGAGGCTGTGCGTTTATACAAAGGGAAGAGAATCATAGCATCCAAAGGAGATAAACAAACACATTGGTGTGTGTTGCAGTTAGTTCTATTCTGCGCTTGTGGCACACTTGCTGGCATGATTGCTGGTTTGCTAGGCCTTGGTGGAGGATTCATCTTGGGACCCCTTTTCCTTGGACTTGGAATTCCTCCTCAG GTTGCAAGTGCTACATCCACTTTGGTGATGGCATTCTCTGCATCTATGGCAGTGGTGGAATATTACCTTCTCAAACGTTTCCCTGTTCCTTATG CTCTTTACTTCGTAGCTATAGCCACTGCTGCTGCACTTGTTGGACAGCATTTGGTGAGAAAGGCTATTGCCATACTGGGGAGAGCATCTGTGATCATTTTCATACTTACACTCACACTTAGTGTTAGTGCAGTTTTACTGG GTGGAGTAGGTATTGCACACATGATTcaaaagattgaaaataaagAGTACATGGGATTTGGAGATCTTTGCACgtacagaaaataa
- the LOC114424324 gene encoding sulfite exporter TauE/SafE family protein 3-like, which yields MAVHGSKRWAVKWVAEKVLVAFLLLVSVYVASSQQNTDQKTISSASNETKGVDTKAHHAEGFYKHTWPEMKFGWKIIVGSIIGFLGSAFGTVGGVGGGGIFVPMLTLIIGFDARSATAISKCMITGGAGATIFYNLKQRHPTLDMPVIDYDLALLFQPMLMLGISIGVAFNVIFPDWMLTALLIVVFIGLSFNAFFKGVKTWKKETIVNKEARQNVRLNDTERTGNAAHPQTEETANESHTNTNQSRKKVSVIENIYWKELGILVSVWILILALQIGKNYTTNCSALYWALNLLQVPITVGTTVYEAVLLYKGKRKIASKGDQQTRWRVHQLILYCTCGIIAGIIGGLLGLGGGFILGPLFIGLGIHPQVSSATSTFAMTFSASMSVVEYYLLKRFPIPYALYFVAVATAAALVGQHLVRKVIAILGRTSLIIFILALTVFVSGISLGGVGIAKLIEKKVQMKFENLCSYRVRN from the exons ATGGCTGTGCATGGATCCAAAAGGTGGGCTGTGAAATGGGTAGCTGAAAAGGTTCTGgttgcttttcttcttcttgtttcagTCTATGTTGCTTCTTCTCAGCAAAATACAGACCAGAAAACAATCTCATCAGCATCCAATGAAACGAAAGGGGTTGATACTAAAGCTCATCATGCTGAGGGTTTTTACAAACACACTTGGCCA GAGATGAAATTTGGGTGGAAAATAATAGTGGGCAGCATAATTGGATTCCTAGGATCAGCATTTGGGACTGTGGGAGGTGTTGGTGGGGGTGGCATCTTTGTGCCCATGCTTACCCTTATTATCGGATTCGATGCAAGATCAGCAACGGCAATATCAAAAT GCATGATTACGGGTGGAGCAGGAGCAACTATTTTCTACAATCTGAAGCAGAGGCACCCAACTCTTGACATGCCTGTGATTGACTATGATCTAGCACTTCTTTTTCAACCAATGTTGATGCTTGGAATCAGTATAGGAGTTGCTTTCAATGTGATTTTTCCTGACTGGATGCTAACAGCTTTGTTAATAGTAGTTTTCATAG GCCTTTCATTCAATGCATTCTTTAAGGGTGTCAAAACCTGGAAAAAAGAAACCATTGTTAACAAG GAAGCTAGGCAGAATGTACGGTTAAATG ATACTGAAAGAACCGGTAATGCTGCACATCCTCAAACAGAAGAGACGGCCAATGAAAGTCATACAAATACCAACCAATCAAGGAAAAAA GTTTCTGTTATTGAAAACATTTATTGGAAGGAACTTGGAATTCTTGTATCTGTGTGGATCTTGATACTTGCACTACAGATAGGAAAA AATTACACCACAAATTGCTCAGCATTATATTGGGCATTGAATCTACTACAG GTCCCTATCACTGTAGGAACAACTGTATACGAGGCTGTGCTTCTATacaaagggaagagaaagataGCATCAAAGGGAGATCAACAAACACGTTGGCGTGTACATCAATTGATTCTATATTGCACGTGTGGCATAATTGCTGGCATAATTGGTGGCTTGCTTGGCCTTGGTGGAGGATTCATCTTGGGGCCACTTTTCATTGGACTAGGAATTCACCCTCAG GTGTCAAGTGCTACATCCACTTTTGCGATGACATTTTCTGCATCTATGTCCGTTGTGGAATATTATCTTCTCAAGCGTTTCCCTATTCCTTATG CACTTTACTTTGTAGCTGTAGCCACTGCTGCTGCACTGGTTGGGCAGCATTTGGTGAGAAAGGTTATTGCTATACTGGGGAGAACGTCTCTGATCATTTTCATCCTCGCACTCACAGTTTTTGTGAGTGGAATATCACTAG GTGGAGTAGGCATAGCAAAACTGATTGAAAAGAAGGTGCAGATGAAGTTTGAAAACCTTTGCTCGTACAGGGTTAGAAATTGA
- the LOC114421755 gene encoding cold-regulated 413 inner membrane protein 2, chloroplastic-like isoform X2 gives MSRMAMRVSPSASSALSLLNCKQPPPVSCIRVPCLSRSSPPSLSYTFNPLRSFIGHGGSRSPGFRVHCYAPAPLTPPNLQWISTISSVVLILARGTAVPKSYIVPLFALQAPAGVVSWIKGRYGVWTAFLALLIRLFFYIPGELELPFLALLLLMVAPYEAMKLRYTKEGAVISLLISVYLAFQHFSRTSLQQSFDQGSIVATLAVICITVVSLLLLI, from the exons atgtCAAGAATGGCAATGCGTGTGTCTCCTTCAGCTTCAAGTGCACTCTCTCTCCTAAACTGCAAGCAACCACCTCCAGTTTCATGCATCCGTGTACCTTGTCTCTCTCGCTCCTCGCCGCCATCGCTCTCCTACACCTTCAATCCTCTTAG GTCCTTCATCGGTCACGGCGGAAGCAGAAGCCCAGGGTTTCGTGTCCATTGCTACGCTCCTGCTCCTCTCACTCCTCCCAATCTGCAATGGATCTCTACCATTTCCTCAGT GGTTTTGATACTGGCGAGAGGCACCGCGGTGCCGAAATCGTATATTGTTCCGTTGTTTGCTCTGCAAGCACCTGCAGGTGTCGTTTCCTGGATCAA AGGTAGATATGGTGTGTGGACAGCATTCTTGGCACTTCTGATTCGTCTATTCTTCTATATTCCTG GTGAACTTGAGTTGCCATTTCTGGCATTGCTCTTGCTGATGGTAGCTCCCTACGAGGCTATGAAATTAAG GTATACAAAAGAAGGTGCTGTGATTTCATTATTAATCTCGGTGTATCTGGCTTTCCAGCATTTCTCAAGAACAAGCTTACAACAATCATTTGACCAAGGTTCAATTGTTGCCACCTTAGCTGTCATTTGTATCACTGTTGTATCTTTGTTGCTTCTAATCTGA
- the LOC114421755 gene encoding cold-regulated 413 inner membrane protein 2, chloroplastic-like isoform X1: MSRMAMRVSPSASSALSLLNCKQPPPVSCIRVPCLSRSSPPSLSYTFNPLRRSFIGHGGSRSPGFRVHCYAPAPLTPPNLQWISTISSVVLILARGTAVPKSYIVPLFALQAPAGVVSWIKGRYGVWTAFLALLIRLFFYIPGELELPFLALLLLMVAPYEAMKLRYTKEGAVISLLISVYLAFQHFSRTSLQQSFDQGSIVATLAVICITVVSLLLLI, encoded by the exons atgtCAAGAATGGCAATGCGTGTGTCTCCTTCAGCTTCAAGTGCACTCTCTCTCCTAAACTGCAAGCAACCACCTCCAGTTTCATGCATCCGTGTACCTTGTCTCTCTCGCTCCTCGCCGCCATCGCTCTCCTACACCTTCAATCCTCTTAG AAGGTCCTTCATCGGTCACGGCGGAAGCAGAAGCCCAGGGTTTCGTGTCCATTGCTACGCTCCTGCTCCTCTCACTCCTCCCAATCTGCAATGGATCTCTACCATTTCCTCAGT GGTTTTGATACTGGCGAGAGGCACCGCGGTGCCGAAATCGTATATTGTTCCGTTGTTTGCTCTGCAAGCACCTGCAGGTGTCGTTTCCTGGATCAA AGGTAGATATGGTGTGTGGACAGCATTCTTGGCACTTCTGATTCGTCTATTCTTCTATATTCCTG GTGAACTTGAGTTGCCATTTCTGGCATTGCTCTTGCTGATGGTAGCTCCCTACGAGGCTATGAAATTAAG GTATACAAAAGAAGGTGCTGTGATTTCATTATTAATCTCGGTGTATCTGGCTTTCCAGCATTTCTCAAGAACAAGCTTACAACAATCATTTGACCAAGGTTCAATTGTTGCCACCTTAGCTGTCATTTGTATCACTGTTGTATCTTTGTTGCTTCTAATCTGA
- the LOC114421754 gene encoding PLASMODESMATA CALLOSE-BINDING PROTEIN 1-like — translation MNARSWHLVLFSLCFFFGSGLGTTKILINGKKQEIFSSSELGTQLDDVPIVNPTTPDTGNPYMGNPNIPQTPDTSGPNPTTPTTNPTTPTTTPTTPTTTPTTPTTTSSGGQWCVANQGASDTALQVALDYACGFGGADCSAIQPGASCYNPNTVRDHASYAFNDYYQKNPAPTSCVFGGTASLTSDDPSSGSCKYASPKSTSTNQPPPTPTFVSPPSPPTPVMTPTPPDMLNPGGGSTVFGSEPTGSPNTATFAFNSLLMLFTCGLLASLQLANYI, via the exons ATGAATGCTAGAAGCTGGCACCTCGTATTATTCTccttatgttttttctttggttCAG GTCTAGGAACaaccaaaatattaataaatggcAAAAAACAGGAAATCTTCTCATCATCGGAATTGGGTACTCAATTAGATGATGTTCCTATCGTCAATCCCACAACTCCTGACACAGGAAATCCATATATGGGAAACCCTAACATTCCTCAAACACCTGACACATCAGGGCCAAACCCAACAACCCCAACCACAAATCCAACAACCCCAACCACAACGCCCACAACCCCAACTACAACACCCACAACCCCGACTACTACATCCTCAGGTGGTCAATGGTGTGTTGCTAACCAGGGAGCTTCAGACACTGCTCTACAGGTTGCTCTTGACTATGCTTGTGGGTTTGGAGGTGCAGACTGCTCAGCAATACAACCAGGAGCAAGCTGTTATAATCCGAACACTGTCCGCGATCATGCTTCTTATGCATTCAATGACTACTACCAGAAGAATCCAGCACCTACCAGCTGTGTATTTGGAGGAACAGCATCTCTTACAAGCGATGATCCAA GTAGTGGGAGTTGCAAATACGCATCACCCAAGTCAACAAG CACTAATCAGCCACCACCAACACCAACATTTGTCAGCCCACCAAGTCCACCAACTCCAGTGATGACCCCAACTCCACCAGACATGCTAAATCCTGGTGGCGGATCAACTGTCTTTGGTTCAGAACCAACAGGAAGCCCCAACACAGCCACATTTGCATTTAATTCCCTGCTGATGTTGTTCACATGTGGTCTGTTGGCTTCCCTTCAACTAGCAAATTACATCTAG
- the LOC114422555 gene encoding carboxyl-terminal-processing peptidase 1, chloroplastic-like isoform X2: MSGYATAPSVSASHRSRGCHQRRPRGGSMGDCQRHLSRHRWSQDTWQHLLVPAEEGNYFEQFHSDKIITRMLSSLADPYTRFLSPREFSMMARYDMTGVGINLKEVPDENGDLRLEVLGIILDGPAHSAGVRQILVNDKTASASKIVASALHDNCRAVLVGKRTYGKGLIQSVFDLDDGSGVVSTVGKYVTPNHKEITAME; the protein is encoded by the exons ATGAGTGGCTATGCAACAGCTCCATCTGTCTCTGCTTCCCACCGCTCCCGAGGTTGTCACCAACGAAGGCCTCGTGGAGGAAGCATGGGAGATTGTCAACGACATCTTTCTCGCCACAGATGGTCCCAGGACACTTGGCAG CACCTGTTGGTTCCAGCTGAAGAAGGAAACTATTTTGAGCAATTCCATTCAGACAAGATCATCACACGAATGCTCTCCAGCTTGGCCGATCCTTATACTCGCTTTCTCTCCCCTCGTGAG TTCTCCATGATGGCAAGGTATGACATGACTGGTGTTGGGATAAACCTTAAGGAAGTTCCTGATGAAAATGGAGACCTCAGACTGGAGGTACTGGGAATTATATTGGATGGTCCTGCTCATTCTGCTGGTGTTAGACAG ATTTTAGTAAATGACAAAACTGCTAGTGCAAGTAAAATA GTTGCTTCTGCACTTCATGATAATTGTAGAGCTGTTCTTGTTGGAAAACGCACATATGGCAAG GGTCTAATCCAATCTGTATTTGACCTTGATGATGGATCTGGTGTAGTTAGCACTGTTGGGAAGTATGTAACACCAAATCACAAGGAAATAACGGCAATGGAATAG
- the LOC114422555 gene encoding carboxyl-terminal-processing peptidase 1, chloroplastic-like isoform X1, with protein sequence MSGYATAPSVSASHRSRGCHQRRPRGGSMGDCQRHLSRHRWSQDTWQLKKETILSNSIQTRSSHECSPAWPILILAFSPLVRYDMTGVGINLKEVPDENGDLRLEVLGIILDGPAHSAGVRQVGQSTAPQALSLKGIRVSNSLPFLGWMAQVDSCLHAEVVTSPIALASFFGFMISYSISVNYHVNSELEIVYIVVTLFYSTVGNTYLQKVCYFVMLIQLFF encoded by the exons ATGAGTGGCTATGCAACAGCTCCATCTGTCTCTGCTTCCCACCGCTCCCGAGGTTGTCACCAACGAAGGCCTCGTGGAGGAAGCATGGGAGATTGTCAACGACATCTTTCTCGCCACAGATGGTCCCAGGACACTTGGCAG CTGAAGAAGGAAACTATTTTGAGCAATTCCATTCAGACAAGATCATCACACGAATGCTCTCCAGCTTGGCCGATCCTTATACTCGCTTTCTCTCCCCTCGTGAG GTATGACATGACTGGTGTTGGGATAAACCTTAAGGAAGTTCCTGATGAAAATGGAGACCTCAGACTGGAGGTACTGGGAATTATATTGGATGGTCCTGCTCATTCTGCTGGTGTTAGACAG GTTGGACAGTCCACAGCCCCTCAAGCATTGAGCCTGAAGGGCATTCGTGTTTCTAACAGTCTGCCTTTTCTAGGCTGGATGGCCCAAGTTGATAGTTGCTTACATGCTGAAGTAGTAACATCTCCAATTGCTTTGGCAtccttttttggttttatgaTTTCATATTCAATTTCTGTTAACTATCATGTGAATTCAGAGTTAGAAATTGTATATATAGttgttactttattttattctactgTAGGAAACACTTATCTTCAAAAAGTCTGCTATTTTGTGATGCTTATTCAACTGTTCTTTTGA
- the LOC114422554 gene encoding uncharacterized protein LOC114422554: protein MSGVPLFKLAPNLTVSRLCLGSMSFGEQNTLAESFQLMDQAFHAGINFFDSAEMYPVPQRAHTCGRSEECLGRWISQRKIPRDSLVIATKVAGPSGQMTWIRGGPKCLDAANITEAIDNSLLRMQMDYIDLYQIHWPDRYVPMFGETEYDPVQQYASISIDEQLEALSAAVKAGKIRYVGLSNETPYGLMKFIQVAEKYASHLKIVSLQNSYSLLCRTFDSAMAECCHQESISLLAYSPLAMGILSGKYFSPGGGPTEARLNLFKGKYSEGESRYNLSKKIIKAATMEYLDIAKTYGLHPVSLAIAFVLRHPLVASAVFGATKSWQLQEVLNACKIELASEVIEDINKIHLRFPNPCP from the exons ATGTCAGGTGTTCCTCTCTTCAAGCTGGCTCCTAATCTCACAGTGTCGAGGCTCTGCTTAGGAAGCATGAGTTTCGGGGAGCAGAACACGCTGGCGGAGTCGTTCCAGCTTATGGACCAAGCCTTCCATGCCGGCATCAACTTCTTCGACTCCGCCGAAATGTATCCCGTGCCTCAGCGCGCTCACACGTGCGGCAGGAGCGAAGAGTGTCTCGGCCGTTGGATTTCTCAACGAAAAATCCCCAGGGATAGCCTCGTAATTGCCACTAAG GTTGCTGGACCTTCTGGGCAGATGACTTGGATTAGAGGGGGTCCTAAATGTTTGGATGCCGCTAATATTACTGAAGCCATTGATAATAG TTTGTTGCGGATGCAAATGGATTATATTGATCTTTATCAAATTCATTGGCCTGATcg TTATGTTCCAATGTTTGGAGAAACTGAGTATGACCCAGTCCAACAATATGCTTCAATCAGTATAGATGAACAACTTGAAGCTCTCAGTGCAGCTGTGAAAGCTGGGAAG ATCAGATATGTTGGTCTTAGTAATGAAACACCTTATGGCTTGATGAAGTTTATTCAGGTTGCTGAAAAATATGCTTCACACCTGAAGATAGTATCTCTGCAG AATTCATATAGCCTGCTATGTAGAACTTTTGATTCTGCAATGGCCGAATGCTGCCATCAGGAGag TATTAGCTTGTTGGCCTACAGTCCCCTGGCAATGGGTATACTTTCAGGGAAATATTTTTCTCCAGGCGGTGGTCCAACAGAAGCTCGTTTAAATCTGTTTAAAG GGAAGTATTCAGAAGGAGAATCTAGGTACAACTTGTCCAAGAAAATTATAAAGGCTGCTACCATG GAATACCTTGATATTGCAAAAACATATGGTCTTCATCCTGTATCTCTGGCTATAG CTTTTGTTTTGCGACACCCCCTTGTCGCTAGTGCTGTTTTTGGGGCTACCAAATCATGGCAGCTTCAGGAGGTTCTAAATGCATGCAAGATCGAGCTCGCATCTGAAGTAATTGAAGATATTAACAAGATTCATTTAAGGTTTCCAAATCCATGCCCCTGA